One Streptomyces coeruleorubidus DNA segment encodes these proteins:
- a CDS encoding glucarate dehydratase family protein has product MSPTRIRELIVTPIAFGDPPLLNSNGVHEPLALRVILQLVLEDGTVGLGESPGGTARLERLQAAAKVVVGMDVFDTTAVAAAIDAALLPTVPSSHERGWTTSAVEVACLDAQGRLLGRPVSDLLGGRVRDAVPFAAYLFYKWVEHPALDGRPAITDDWGEALDPAGIVEQARLMQERYGFRSFKLKGGVFPPDEEIAAIRALAEAFPGQPLRLDPNVAWTVETSKYVARELDGVLEYLEDPAKGIDGMAEVAKESPMPLATNMCVIAWEHLKPAVEQNAIQVLLTDHHYWGGLRRTRELAAVCEAFGIALSMHSNSHLGISLAAMTHVAAAIPNLDHSCDTHYPWNSADDVIVPGVLELRDGEVRVPAGPGLGVELDHDKLEQLHRRYVDSGMRGRDDTGYMRRIQPEYELRLPRW; this is encoded by the coding sequence ATGAGCCCGACGCGTATCCGAGAGCTGATCGTCACGCCGATCGCCTTCGGCGACCCGCCGCTGCTCAACTCCAACGGCGTGCACGAGCCGCTCGCGCTGCGGGTCATCCTCCAACTCGTGCTGGAGGACGGCACGGTGGGGCTCGGCGAGTCCCCGGGCGGCACGGCACGCCTGGAGCGGCTCCAGGCCGCGGCGAAGGTGGTGGTCGGCATGGACGTCTTCGACACCACCGCCGTCGCCGCCGCGATCGACGCGGCCCTGCTGCCGACCGTGCCCAGTTCCCACGAGCGCGGCTGGACCACCTCGGCGGTGGAGGTGGCCTGCCTCGACGCGCAGGGCAGGCTGCTCGGCCGTCCGGTCAGCGATCTGCTGGGCGGCAGGGTCCGCGATGCGGTGCCGTTCGCCGCGTACCTCTTCTACAAGTGGGTCGAGCACCCCGCGCTCGACGGCCGTCCGGCCATCACGGACGACTGGGGCGAGGCCCTCGACCCGGCCGGGATCGTCGAGCAGGCGCGGCTGATGCAGGAGCGGTACGGCTTCAGGTCGTTCAAGCTCAAGGGCGGCGTCTTCCCACCGGACGAGGAGATCGCCGCGATCCGGGCGCTGGCGGAGGCCTTCCCCGGGCAGCCGCTGCGGCTGGACCCGAACGTGGCGTGGACGGTCGAGACCTCGAAGTACGTCGCCCGTGAACTGGACGGCGTACTGGAGTACTTGGAGGACCCGGCCAAGGGCATCGACGGCATGGCGGAGGTGGCCAAGGAGTCGCCCATGCCGCTCGCGACGAACATGTGCGTGATCGCCTGGGAGCACCTGAAGCCGGCCGTCGAGCAGAACGCCATCCAGGTCCTGCTCACCGACCACCACTACTGGGGCGGGCTGCGCCGCACCCGGGAACTGGCCGCCGTGTGCGAGGCGTTCGGAATCGCCCTGTCGATGCACTCCAACTCGCACCTGGGCATCAGCCTCGCCGCGATGACCCATGTCGCAGCGGCCATCCCCAACCTCGACCACTCCTGCGACACGCACTATCCGTGGAACTCGGCGGACGACGTGATCGTGCCCGGTGTCCTGGAGCTGCGCGACGGGGAGGTCCGGGTGCCGGCCGGGCCGGGGCTGGGTGTCGAGCTCGACCACGACAAGCTGGAGCAGCTGCACCGGCGTTACGTCGACTCCGGGATGCGCGGCCGCGACGACACCGGCTACATGCGGCGGATCCAGCCGGAGTACGAGCTGCGGCTGCCCCGCTGGTAA
- a CDS encoding beta-L-arabinofuranosidase domain-containing protein — protein sequence MARPLSRRTLLQAATLAATLPAISEAATGRAVAAPASAATAATTAGTPSAWTVRPFDLEDVSLGRGVFADKRQLMLDHARGYDVNRLLQVFRANAGLATGGAVAPGGWEGLDGEANGNLRGHYTGHFLTMLAQAYRGTKDRVFADRITTMVGALAEVRAALRRDPAVLSVPGKFGTAADQVRGSYQYVDLPAAVLGGAAAITLSVWVRPTHDADWTRVFDFGNDTTRYLYLAARNQAGVPRFAITTSGPGGEQALNGTAALPLNQWSHLAVTIAGGTGTLYVNGTAVARNTAMSLTPAALGTLKNNWLGRSNYPADPVFAGAFEEFNVFSRALTAAEITELQGRRAADASTGRGDLASYAFDETAGGTFADTSGRGLTATLRRTWGGPSHPGFLAAYPETQFIELESRTTPDYTKVWAPYYTAHKILRGLLDAYTATDDDRALDLASGMCDWMYSRLSKLPESTLQRMWGIFSSGEFGGIVEAICDLHTITGKAEHLALAKLFDLDRLIDACAANTDILDGLHANQHIPIFTGYVRLYDETGEERYLTSAKNFWDMVVPHRMYGIGGTSTQEFWKARDVIAGTISATTAETCCAYNMLKLSRTLFFHEQDPKYMDYYERALYNQVLGSKQDKPDAEKPLVTYFIGLTPGHVRDYTPKQGTTCCEGTGMESATKYQDSVYFAKSDGSALYVNLYSPSALTWAEKGVTVTQTTRYPQEQGSTLTFGGGRASFTLRLRVPSWATAGFRVTVNGRAVSGTPKPGSYFDVSRTWRAGDTVRIAMPFRMRVEKALDDPSLQTLFHGPVNLVARDAATEYLKVGLYRNAGLSGDLSATLKPVSGKPLHFTLDGREWAPFSEGTEDPTHAYFRRSEPKVVFGGRDSGVTNPAKADGTTLLDEVWAGAPFRNKGALVARVRSTVDTWVTAGLLSRADGDKVVSTAGAASYQP from the coding sequence ATGGCACGGCCCCTCTCAAGACGAACCCTTCTCCAGGCCGCGACCCTCGCCGCGACCCTACCCGCGATATCCGAGGCGGCGACAGGCCGGGCCGTCGCGGCCCCGGCGTCCGCAGCCACCGCCGCGACAACCGCCGGCACCCCGTCCGCCTGGACCGTACGCCCCTTCGACCTGGAGGACGTCAGCCTCGGCCGGGGCGTCTTCGCCGACAAGCGGCAGCTGATGCTGGACCACGCCCGCGGCTACGACGTGAACCGGCTGCTCCAGGTGTTCCGCGCCAACGCCGGTCTCGCCACGGGCGGCGCGGTCGCCCCCGGTGGCTGGGAGGGGCTGGACGGTGAGGCCAACGGCAACCTGCGGGGCCACTACACCGGCCACTTCCTGACCATGCTGGCGCAGGCGTACCGCGGCACGAAGGACCGGGTGTTCGCCGACCGGATCACCACCATGGTCGGGGCGCTGGCCGAGGTGCGCGCGGCGCTGCGCCGGGACCCGGCGGTACTGAGCGTCCCCGGGAAGTTCGGGACCGCCGCGGATCAGGTGCGTGGCTCCTACCAGTACGTGGATCTGCCGGCGGCCGTGCTCGGCGGGGCCGCGGCGATCACCCTCTCCGTCTGGGTGCGGCCCACGCACGACGCCGACTGGACCCGCGTCTTCGACTTCGGCAACGACACCACCCGTTACCTGTATCTGGCCGCCCGCAACCAGGCCGGAGTGCCGCGCTTCGCCATCACCACGTCGGGCCCCGGCGGCGAGCAGGCCCTCAACGGGACGGCCGCGCTGCCGCTGAACCAGTGGAGCCACCTCGCGGTGACGATCGCGGGCGGCACCGGCACGCTCTACGTCAACGGCACCGCCGTCGCGCGGAACACCGCGATGAGCCTCACCCCGGCGGCCCTCGGCACTCTGAAGAACAACTGGCTCGGCCGCTCGAACTACCCCGCCGACCCGGTCTTCGCGGGCGCCTTCGAGGAGTTCAACGTCTTCTCGCGGGCGCTGACCGCCGCCGAGATCACCGAGTTGCAGGGCCGCCGGGCCGCCGACGCCTCGACGGGGCGGGGCGACCTGGCGTCGTACGCCTTCGACGAGACGGCGGGCGGAACCTTCGCGGACACCTCCGGCCGGGGCCTGACCGCCACCCTGCGCCGCACCTGGGGCGGGCCCAGCCACCCCGGGTTCCTCGCGGCGTACCCGGAGACGCAGTTCATCGAACTGGAGTCGCGGACCACCCCCGACTACACCAAGGTGTGGGCGCCGTACTACACCGCGCACAAGATCCTCAGGGGTCTGCTCGACGCGTACACCGCCACGGACGACGACCGGGCCCTCGACCTCGCGTCCGGCATGTGCGACTGGATGTACTCCCGGCTGTCCAAGCTGCCGGAGTCCACGCTCCAGCGCATGTGGGGGATCTTCTCCAGCGGCGAGTTCGGCGGCATCGTCGAGGCGATCTGTGATCTGCACACCATCACCGGCAAGGCCGAACACCTCGCGCTGGCCAAGCTGTTCGACCTCGACCGGCTGATCGACGCGTGCGCGGCGAACACCGACATCCTCGACGGACTGCACGCCAACCAGCACATCCCGATCTTCACCGGGTACGTGCGGCTCTACGACGAGACGGGCGAGGAGCGCTACCTCACGTCGGCGAAGAACTTCTGGGACATGGTCGTACCGCACCGCATGTACGGCATCGGCGGCACCAGCACCCAGGAGTTCTGGAAGGCCCGGGACGTGATCGCGGGCACGATCAGCGCGACCACCGCGGAGACCTGCTGCGCGTACAACATGCTCAAGCTGAGCCGGACCCTGTTCTTCCACGAGCAGGACCCGAAGTACATGGACTACTACGAGCGGGCCCTGTACAACCAGGTGCTCGGTTCGAAGCAGGACAAGCCGGACGCGGAGAAGCCGCTCGTCACGTACTTCATCGGGCTGACGCCCGGTCATGTCCGGGACTACACGCCCAAGCAGGGCACGACCTGCTGCGAGGGCACCGGCATGGAGAGCGCCACGAAGTACCAGGACTCGGTGTACTTCGCGAAGTCCGACGGCAGTGCCTTGTACGTCAATCTGTACAGCCCCTCCGCGCTGACCTGGGCCGAGAAGGGCGTCACGGTCACGCAGACCACCCGCTATCCGCAGGAGCAGGGCAGCACGCTGACCTTCGGGGGCGGTCGTGCCTCCTTCACGCTGCGGCTGCGGGTGCCGTCGTGGGCGACGGCCGGGTTCCGGGTGACCGTCAACGGGCGTGCGGTGTCCGGGACTCCGAAACCCGGGAGCTACTTCGACGTGTCCCGGACCTGGCGGGCCGGCGACACCGTCCGCATCGCCATGCCGTTCCGAATGCGGGTGGAGAAGGCCCTCGACGATCCGTCCCTGCAGACGCTGTTCCACGGCCCGGTCAACCTGGTCGCCCGCGACGCCGCCACGGAGTATCTGAAGGTCGGCCTGTACCGCAACGCCGGCTTGTCCGGCGACCTGTCGGCCACTCTCAAGCCGGTGTCCGGCAAGCCGCTGCACTTCACGCTGGACGGGAGGGAGTGGGCGCCGTTCTCCGAGGGGACGGAGGATCCGACGCACGCCTACTTCCGGCGCTCCGAGCCGAAGGTCGTCTTCGGCGGCCGGGACTCGGGCGTCACCAACCCCGCGAAGGCCGACGGCACCACGCTGCTGGACGAGGTCTGGGCCGGGGCGCCGTTCCGGAACAAGGGGGCGCTGGTGGCGCGGGTGCGGTCCACGGTGGACACGTGGGTGACGGCCGGGCTGCTGAGCAGGGCGGACGGCGACAAGGTGGTGAGCACGGCGGGCGCGGCCTCGTACCAACCCTGA
- a CDS encoding 5-dehydro-4-deoxyglucarate dehydratase: MKFHGVLFFPVTPFAADGSLDEERLAQHIESGVAAGAGGVFVACGTGEFHALSADEIERATRVAVRTTAGRVPVLAAAGGPLPVARDQAARVARAGADGILLLPPYLVSAPQQGLVRYVEEVTAATDLPVVFYQRGTARLTEDTAAEIAALPGVVGLKDGIGDIERMHRVVRAVRAVPGTEDFQFFNGLPTAEMTAPAYQGIGVALYSSAVFAFAPEIALAFHRALAEGDEALVSRLLDEFYGPLVALRDEVPGYAVSLVKAGVTLRGLDVGGVRAPLLDPTPEHIARLSELIDRGLEVVGA, encoded by the coding sequence ATGAAGTTCCACGGAGTGCTGTTCTTCCCGGTCACGCCGTTCGCGGCGGACGGTTCTCTGGACGAGGAACGGCTCGCCCAGCACATCGAGTCGGGTGTCGCCGCGGGTGCGGGAGGTGTGTTCGTCGCCTGCGGCACCGGCGAGTTCCACGCCCTGTCGGCCGACGAGATCGAGCGGGCCACTCGGGTCGCGGTGCGGACAACCGCCGGACGGGTGCCGGTCCTCGCAGCCGCCGGCGGTCCACTGCCGGTCGCCCGGGACCAGGCCGCCCGGGTCGCACGGGCCGGCGCCGACGGCATCCTGCTGCTGCCGCCCTACCTGGTCAGCGCCCCGCAGCAGGGCCTCGTGCGGTACGTCGAGGAGGTCACCGCGGCCACGGACCTGCCCGTCGTCTTCTACCAGCGCGGCACCGCCCGGCTCACCGAGGACACCGCCGCCGAGATCGCCGCGCTGCCCGGGGTCGTCGGACTCAAGGACGGCATCGGGGACATCGAGCGGATGCACCGCGTCGTCCGCGCGGTGCGTGCCGTGCCGGGCACGGAGGACTTCCAGTTCTTCAACGGCCTGCCCACCGCCGAGATGACCGCGCCCGCCTACCAGGGCATCGGCGTCGCGCTGTACTCCTCGGCGGTGTTCGCCTTCGCCCCGGAGATCGCCCTGGCCTTCCACCGGGCCCTCGCCGAGGGCGACGAGGCCCTGGTCTCCCGGCTCCTCGACGAGTTCTACGGCCCGCTGGTCGCCCTGCGCGACGAGGTCCCCGGGTACGCCGTGTCGCTCGTCAAGGCCGGAGTCACGCTGCGTGGCCTGGACGTAGGCGGCGTGCGGGCACCGCTGCTGGATCCGACACCGGAGCACATCGCCCGGCTGTCCGAACTCATCGACCGTGGTCTGGAGGTGGTCGGCGCATGA
- a CDS encoding DUF5997 family protein, with protein MTSHQSTQTMKPATAAKKLGVYLEATPAEFRDGVVSRAELNELQANPPQWLQDLRSNGPHPRPVVAAKLGVSIAGLARGGVTEPITTEEIETLKQENPEWLQRERATQAEVRKEAARIKKKNAERAEPRD; from the coding sequence ATGACGTCGCACCAGAGCACCCAGACCATGAAGCCCGCGACCGCGGCGAAGAAGCTGGGTGTGTACCTCGAGGCCACACCCGCCGAGTTCCGGGACGGTGTCGTCTCGCGCGCCGAGCTGAACGAGCTCCAGGCGAACCCGCCGCAGTGGCTTCAGGACCTGCGGAGCAACGGCCCGCACCCCCGCCCGGTGGTCGCCGCGAAGCTCGGCGTCTCCATCGCGGGTCTCGCCCGCGGTGGCGTCACCGAACCCATCACCACCGAGGAGATCGAGACGCTGAAGCAGGAGAACCCCGAGTGGCTTCAGCGGGAGCGCGCCACCCAGGCGGAGGTCCGCAAGGAGGCGGCCCGCATCAAGAAGAAGAACGCCGAGCGCGCCGAGCCCCGCGACTGA
- a CDS encoding DUF4142 domain-containing protein, which translates to MRISRSTAGTAFVGGAMILTLTALAYPSMLGVQNTAAGQDRIIANTQYGPLTEADRDFVVKVRAAGLWEHPLGLIVMQRGGSPAMKEAGEHLVVGHGRLDAACRKVAPELGITLPNQASPQQQQFVATVEGAQGQEFDSTAVSIMRITHGQIFSTIAKIRANTRNTLVRQLADQANSTVLDHITILEKTGLVNHEQVNLQQTSPPKMPEEMTTPPPPQPGSPVLTLNIPKGMEDLRTEAPNAIQPSPSAG; encoded by the coding sequence ATGCGCATCTCGCGCAGCACGGCAGGAACCGCGTTCGTGGGCGGTGCGATGATCCTGACGCTCACCGCGCTCGCCTACCCGAGCATGCTGGGCGTGCAGAACACGGCTGCCGGCCAGGACCGCATCATCGCCAACACCCAGTACGGTCCGCTGACCGAGGCGGACCGCGACTTCGTGGTGAAGGTGCGCGCGGCCGGGCTGTGGGAGCACCCGCTCGGGCTGATCGTGATGCAGCGTGGCGGGTCGCCCGCGATGAAGGAGGCCGGGGAGCATCTGGTCGTCGGGCACGGGCGGCTGGACGCGGCCTGCCGCAAGGTCGCCCCCGAGCTTGGTATCACGCTGCCCAACCAGGCGTCGCCGCAGCAGCAGCAGTTCGTGGCGACGGTGGAGGGGGCGCAGGGACAGGAGTTCGACTCGACCGCGGTGAGCATCATGCGCATCACGCACGGCCAGATCTTCTCGACGATCGCCAAGATCCGTGCCAACACGCGGAACACGCTGGTGCGTCAGCTCGCCGACCAGGCCAACTCCACCGTGCTGGACCACATCACGATCCTGGAGAAGACCGGCCTGGTCAATCACGAGCAGGTCAACCTCCAGCAGACCAGCCCGCCCAAGATGCCCGAGGAGATGACCACGCCGCCGCCCCCGCAGCCGGGCTCGCCGGTGCTGACGTTGAACATCCCCAAGGGCATGGAGGACCTGCGCACGGAGGCGCCGAACGCCATCCAGCCGTCGCCTTCCGCGGGCTGA
- a CDS encoding LysR family transcriptional regulator substrate-binding protein yields MTGSEESSSFRLVYVPGVMPDKWVRIWNERHPDVPLALTQVPAGAAAGRLLDGDADAGLVRLPVDRTVFSAIPLYTEQTVVVVPKDHLVTAVDEVSPEDLSDDIVLHPLDDVLDWENLPGRPAFERPATTADAVELVAAGIGVLIVPLSLARLHHRKDLTHRPLKDAPESAVALAWPEDATTDQVEDFIGIVRGRTVNSTRGRTQPPAQEKPRRDDRRKQPARSTGAQRRGSSGGAPKGSKSGKRGKPRRRS; encoded by the coding sequence GTGACAGGCTCGGAAGAATCCTCCTCGTTCCGGCTCGTGTACGTCCCCGGGGTGATGCCCGACAAGTGGGTGCGCATCTGGAACGAGCGGCACCCCGACGTCCCGCTGGCCCTGACGCAGGTGCCCGCCGGAGCGGCGGCCGGGCGGCTGCTGGACGGTGACGCCGACGCGGGCCTCGTACGCCTCCCCGTCGACCGGACCGTGTTCAGCGCGATCCCGCTCTACACCGAGCAGACGGTCGTCGTCGTGCCCAAGGACCACCTGGTCACGGCCGTCGACGAGGTGTCCCCGGAGGATCTGTCCGACGACATCGTGCTGCACCCTCTCGACGACGTCCTCGACTGGGAGAACCTCCCCGGGCGGCCCGCCTTCGAACGCCCCGCCACGACGGCCGACGCCGTCGAACTGGTCGCGGCGGGGATCGGCGTGCTCATCGTCCCCCTGTCGCTCGCCCGCCTCCACCACCGCAAGGACCTCACCCACCGCCCCCTCAAGGACGCCCCCGAGTCCGCAGTGGCCCTGGCCTGGCCCGAGGACGCTACGACGGACCAGGTGGAGGACTTCATCGGCATCGTCCGCGGCCGCACGGTCAACAGCACCCGGGGCCGCACACAGCCCCCGGCGCAGGAGAAGCCCAGGCGCGACGACCGCCGCAAGCAGCCGGCCAGGTCGACGGGCGCACAGCGACGCGGGTCCTCCGGCGGCGCCCCCAAGGGCAGCAAGAGCGGCAAGCGGGGCAAGCCCCGCCGCCGCTCCTGA
- a CDS encoding carbohydrate ABC transporter permease gives MTATVTTPGPRRAPRLLSKKAVLGKKAVLPWLFLAPGLLLALVFKFLPMGKGVWLSFFDVRPFLGDKWVGLDNYTRVLTDHRFQDAIGHTLVLGIGMSLGGIVAGFVLALLLEGQARSLKIIRTAVFLPVVTATAVVGEMWRLMYYPTSDGLINSGLGLLGMGPVPYLDNPETALWATMAMGIWMLAPYNMVIILAGLAGVDRSLYEAAAMDGVSLWQRLRHITLPAIRPALGIVLTLAAIRGLRVFTEVYVLTGGGPAGSTDVWMTRAYTLGFSRNDIGGASAASVLLLCVTLLFTVTVNYFRKRGDVR, from the coding sequence ATGACCGCGACCGTGACGACACCCGGGCCGCGCAGAGCCCCCCGGCTCCTCAGCAAGAAGGCCGTACTCGGCAAGAAGGCCGTCCTGCCCTGGCTGTTCCTCGCGCCGGGTCTGCTGCTCGCCCTGGTCTTCAAGTTCCTCCCCATGGGCAAGGGCGTCTGGCTCAGCTTCTTCGACGTGCGGCCCTTCCTCGGTGACAAGTGGGTCGGCCTCGACAACTACACGCGGGTCCTGACCGACCACCGCTTCCAGGACGCCATCGGCCACACGCTGGTCCTGGGCATCGGGATGTCCCTCGGCGGCATCGTCGCCGGCTTCGTCCTGGCCCTGCTGCTCGAAGGCCAGGCCCGCTCACTGAAGATCATCCGTACCGCCGTCTTCCTGCCCGTCGTCACCGCCACCGCGGTGGTCGGCGAGATGTGGCGGCTGATGTACTACCCGACCTCCGACGGCCTGATCAACAGCGGTCTCGGGCTCCTCGGTATGGGGCCCGTGCCCTACCTCGACAATCCCGAAACGGCCCTGTGGGCGACGATGGCCATGGGCATCTGGATGCTCGCCCCCTACAACATGGTGATCATCCTCGCCGGACTGGCGGGTGTGGACCGCTCGTTGTACGAGGCCGCCGCGATGGACGGCGTGTCGCTGTGGCAGCGGCTGCGGCACATCACCCTGCCCGCCATCCGCCCGGCCCTCGGCATCGTCCTCACCCTCGCCGCCATCCGCGGACTGCGTGTCTTCACCGAGGTGTACGTCCTCACCGGCGGCGGTCCGGCCGGGTCGACCGACGTCTGGATGACCCGCGCCTACACCCTCGGGTTCTCCCGCAACGACATCGGCGGCGCCTCGGCCGCCTCCGTGCTCCTGCTCTGCGTGACGCTGCTGTTCACCGTCACGGTCAACTACTTCCGCAAGAGGGGAGACGTGAGATGA
- a CDS encoding ABC transporter substrate-binding protein, with amino-acid sequence MRDRRRCIDVRLRRGHCLAAALAVSGLLSGTAACGSGSGSARAGDPNTLEVWTRSDPDSAQTYKRVFAAFTEKTGIKIDYQPVMNFDQQLQSRASTKDLPDVMINDTALMGSYQAQGLLKPIDPASIAGHDEITAKSWSSTVGRDGRHYGIPYSRQAMTLFVRKDWRQKLGLPQPKTWQDTLALAKAFATRDPDGDGRKNTYGMVVPGSAQNGYVAWWGASWLWQGGVRIIEKDGSGYRPAMDSAAALRTVTWMKDNLFCGDNGVIQPSALTSVTANTTNFQDGNAGMYLTGPYNISTFDKALGKDKYEVLPAPAGPAGNDVLADGEDIYFGARTGKAKQEQALAAFLISPEGQTLAMTGDHQPVVRIPVNSTLDAARVRGDARWSVVQKAYEDASLQFPNAPDWAPIKQDTADSLNALFTYCGSDVKAGLKELNDTLAGDLKDQDLLK; translated from the coding sequence ATGCGGGATCGCCGACGCTGCATCGATGTGCGGCTCCGCCGCGGGCACTGCCTGGCTGCCGCGCTCGCCGTCTCGGGGCTCCTGTCCGGAACGGCCGCCTGCGGCTCCGGTTCCGGCAGCGCCCGGGCCGGCGATCCGAACACGCTGGAGGTGTGGACCCGGAGCGATCCGGACTCCGCCCAGACCTACAAGCGGGTGTTCGCCGCCTTCACCGAGAAGACCGGCATCAAGATCGACTACCAGCCGGTCATGAACTTCGACCAGCAGTTGCAGAGCCGCGCGTCCACCAAGGACCTGCCGGACGTCATGATCAACGACACCGCCCTGATGGGCAGTTACCAGGCCCAGGGCCTGCTCAAGCCCATCGACCCGGCCTCGATCGCCGGACACGACGAGATCACCGCCAAGTCCTGGTCGTCCACCGTGGGCCGCGACGGCAGGCACTACGGCATCCCGTACTCCCGACAGGCCATGACGCTGTTCGTCCGCAAGGACTGGCGCCAGAAGCTCGGCCTGCCGCAGCCGAAGACCTGGCAGGACACGCTCGCCCTCGCCAAGGCCTTCGCCACCCGCGACCCGGACGGGGACGGCAGGAAAAACACGTACGGCATGGTCGTGCCCGGCAGCGCGCAGAACGGCTATGTCGCCTGGTGGGGCGCCAGCTGGCTGTGGCAGGGCGGCGTGCGGATCATCGAGAAGGACGGCTCGGGCTACCGGCCCGCCATGGACTCGGCGGCCGCCCTGCGCACCGTCACCTGGATGAAGGACAACCTCTTCTGCGGTGACAACGGTGTCATCCAGCCCAGCGCCCTCACCTCCGTCACCGCGAACACCACCAACTTCCAGGACGGCAACGCCGGGATGTACCTCACCGGCCCGTACAACATCTCCACGTTCGACAAGGCGCTCGGCAAGGACAAGTACGAGGTCCTGCCCGCGCCCGCGGGCCCGGCCGGGAACGATGTGCTGGCCGACGGCGAGGACATCTACTTCGGCGCCAGGACCGGGAAGGCGAAGCAGGAGCAGGCGCTGGCCGCGTTCCTGATCTCCCCCGAGGGCCAGACGCTCGCCATGACCGGCGACCACCAGCCCGTCGTGCGGATCCCCGTCAACTCCACGCTGGACGCGGCGAGAGTGCGGGGCGACGCGCGCTGGAGCGTGGTGCAGAAGGCGTACGAGGACGCCTCACTGCAGTTCCCCAACGCACCGGACTGGGCCCCGATCAAGCAGGACACGGCCGATTCCCTCAACGCGCTGTTCACGTACTGCGGCAGTGACGTCAAGGCCGGTCTCAAGGAACTCAACGACACCCTCGCCGGTGACCTCAAGGACCAGGACCTGTTGAAATGA
- a CDS encoding carbohydrate ABC transporter permease: MSAPAIEPVRTPVTASPERKSAGKRRTTPARFDTALGWSDRPGPAWALRVLLCALALGVFAAPFLTVFSGSFSEKASGSTLSFLPHHPTLLNFEVAGERGIWDYFGNSLVIAGGGLLLQLVVCTLAAYALARHRFRGQALILTLFMLTMMLPEEVIAIPLSLVLGHVPVVGLDLKGTVWGVILPLGAWGFSVMVLTEFMKDIPAEIEEAARIDGVGELRMLWQVVLPLCKPALGVAGVLGFIMIWDQYLLPLIAAKDPTDYTVTVALSILRTDPEVGSGVVLAGAVIALVPSLIVYLLLQRSLVTGIAAGATKG; the protein is encoded by the coding sequence ATGAGCGCGCCCGCCATCGAGCCCGTCCGGACCCCGGTGACCGCCTCCCCCGAGCGGAAGTCCGCCGGGAAGCGGCGCACCACTCCCGCCCGTTTCGACACCGCCCTCGGCTGGAGCGACCGGCCGGGCCCCGCCTGGGCGCTGCGCGTCCTGCTCTGCGCGCTCGCCCTGGGCGTCTTCGCGGCGCCGTTCCTGACGGTCTTCTCCGGTTCCTTCAGCGAGAAGGCCAGCGGTTCGACCCTGTCGTTCCTCCCCCACCACCCGACCCTGCTGAACTTCGAGGTGGCCGGCGAGCGCGGCATCTGGGACTACTTCGGCAACTCCCTGGTCATCGCGGGCGGCGGGCTGCTGCTCCAGCTCGTCGTCTGCACACTCGCCGCGTACGCGCTGGCCCGGCACAGGTTCCGCGGGCAGGCGCTGATCCTGACCCTGTTCATGCTGACGATGATGCTCCCCGAGGAGGTCATCGCCATCCCGCTGTCCCTGGTGCTCGGCCATGTGCCCGTGGTCGGCCTCGATTTGAAGGGCACCGTCTGGGGTGTGATCCTGCCGCTCGGCGCCTGGGGCTTCTCGGTGATGGTGCTCACCGAGTTCATGAAGGACATCCCCGCCGAGATCGAGGAGGCCGCCCGTATCGATGGCGTCGGTGAGCTGCGGATGCTGTGGCAGGTCGTCCTGCCGCTGTGCAAGCCCGCGCTCGGCGTGGCCGGGGTGCTCGGCTTCATCATGATCTGGGACCAGTATCTGCTGCCCCTGATCGCCGCCAAGGACCCCACCGACTACACGGTCACCGTCGCCCTGTCCATCCTGCGCACCGACCCCGAGGTCGGCTCGGGGGTGGTGCTGGCCGGTGCGGTGATCGCCCTGGTCCCCAGCCTGATCGTCTATCTGCTCCTCCAGCGCTCGCTGGTCACCGGCATCGCCGCCGGTGCCACGAAGGGCTGA